The Desulfovibrio sp. genomic sequence CATGATGCCTCCGCTGCTTCGATCATTGTGGAAAAGGCCCACCGGGTGGGCGTCAAGGTCATCTCCTACGACAGGCTCATCAGTCACTCCGATGTTGACCTCTACATCTCCTTCGACAACGTCAAGGTTGGCGAAATCCAGGGCGCATACCTCACGAACCTTGTACCCAAGGGTGTGTATGCAGTGCTGGCTGGCGCTCCGACCGACAACAACGCCAAGCTCTTCCACCAGGGAGCTCTGAATGTCTTGAAGCCTTTGGTGGATAAGGGCGACGTGAAGATCGCCATGGACCAGGCGGTCAAGGACTGGCAACCCGTAGAGGCCATGAAGCTCATTGAGGACACGCTCACCGCCAACAAAAATAGAATCGACGCGGTGCTCGCGCCCAACGACGGAACCGCGGGCGGTGCGATCCAGGCACTCGCCCAACAGGGGTTGGCCGGTAAGATCCCTGTCACCGGCCAGGACGCAGAGGCCTCGGCGGCAAAGCGGATCATTGAAGGCACCCAGGCCATGACCGTCTTCAAGGACACACGCGAACTCGCCAAAGCCGCAATTCAAGCAGCAGCGGATTTCGAAGCAGGCAAAGATCCCGGAGCCACTTCGTCGGTGGATAACGGCCGGATCAAAGTCCCGTCCTTTCTCATGACGCCTATTGCGGTCGATAAGACCAACATCGACCGCGTGTTGGTGCAAAGCGGTTATCTGCCGCGCGAAGCCGTCTACGGCAAAAACGCCCAAATCCCTTAAGCGAGGCGGCCATGGACGACATGATTCTGGAGATGGAAAACATCGGCATGGTCTTTCCCGGCGTGCGCGCCCTCGACAACGTGACCTTTGGCGTGCGCCGGGGAGAAATCCATGCCCTTGTCGGCGAGAATGGCGCAGGCAAGTCCACGCTCATGAAGATCTTAAGCGGCGTTTACCCGGCCGGGAGCTATGAGGGGGAGGTCCGCATCGACGGAAATACCTGCCACTTCACGGGTATCAGGGAAGCAGAGAAGGCTGGTGTGGCCATCATTCACCAGGAACTTGCCCAGGTCAAAATGCTCTCGGTCATGGAGAACATCCTCCTGGGCAACGAGATTGCGCGGCTGGGCGTGATCGATTGGGACCAATCGCTTGCCAGGGTGGAAAGCGCGCTCAGTCGCGTGGAGCTCGACGTTCCCCCTGATCGGGAGATCAAACACCTGGGCGTGGGCGAACAGCAGCTTGTGGAGATCGCCAAGGCATTTACGAAAAACGCCCGTATCCTGATTCTGGACGAACCCACCGCAGCCCTGTCCGATACGGAGGCTCAACGTTTGTTGGCCATATTGACCGGACTTAAGGACGAAGGCGTGACCTGCATCTACATTTCGCACAGACTGGAGGAGGTATTGGCCATAGCCGACCGAACCACGGTGCTGCGAGACGGGAAAACCGTAGGTACGTATGAAAGGCAGGAACTAACCAAAGACAGCCTCATCGCCAGGATGGTCGGGCGGGAGATGACGGACCTCTACCCTCGCAGGCAACCTGCGATCGGCGAGCCGTGCCTTACGCTTGAAGACTGGGAGGTCGTGGACGAAGGCTCGGGACGAAGCCTTCACGATATGGGCTTCACCTTGCACCAGGGCGAAGTGCTGGGGCTTGCCGGTCTGGTAGGCGCGGGCCGGAGTGAGCTTGTCATGAGCCTTTTCAACTGCTGGGGGAAAAAACTCCGCGGCAAAGTTGTTTTGCTGGGGCGCAGCCTTGAGATCACTTCTCCCCAGGACGCTATCAGTGCAGGCATCTGCCTCGCCTCCGAAGACCGTAAACGCTACGGCCTTATTATTTCGAGCGACGTTCGCACCAACACCACGCTCTCAGCGCTGGACAAAGTATCCCACCATGGCCTGATCGATTTTGATGAAGAGATCGGCCAGGCCGAAAAGTACGTTCGGGAACTCACGATAAAGACGCCTTCTATCGAGCAGATCGTCGGCAACTTAAGCGGCGGCAACCAGCAAAAGGTTGTTTTGGCCAAATGTCTGATGACCGGTCCCTCGGCCGTCATTCTCGACGAGCCAACCCGGGGCGTGGACGTTGGAGCGAAATACGAAATCTACACCATCATCAACGAGCTGGCCGCGAAAGGTGTCGGCGTGCTGGTCATCTCTTCGGACCTGCCCGAGCTGCTTGGGATCTGCGACCGCATCCTGGTGATGCACGAAGGTCGCTTCACCGGCGATGTACCCATCCAGGAGGCCACACAGGAAAACATCATGGCCTGTGCCGTGGGAATGAACCTTTGAAGGGGAGCATAACGGCATGAACCACAGCGCAGCGTCATCGGTACAGGGCCTTCAGGGCAATTTGCGGAAATACACCATGTTTATCGCGCTCGCCGCGATCTGGATCATCTTCAGCCTTGCCACTGAAGGTATTTTCATCGCGCCGCGAAATCTTTCGAATCTCTTCCTCCAGACAGTGGTCACGGCCATCGTCGCTTCGGGCATGACGCTCATCATCGTCACCGGCAACATCGATCTGTCGGTCGGCTCGGTGGCGGGCTTCGCCGGTGCGATAGCCGCAGTGCTGCAGGTGAAGTACGGGATGCCAACCGCCGGCGCCTGGCTCGCGGCACTTGCCGCAGGCTTGCTGATCGGCGCCTGGCACGGCTTCTGGGTGGCATGCAAGGGGGTGCCATCGTTTATCGTGACGCTTGCGTCGATGATGGTCTTTCGCGGGGCGATCCTGGGCATAACAGGCGGGGCTACGGTGAGCCCCCTCTCCGAGAGCTTCAAGGCGGTGGGAGTAAATTATTTTCCTCCTGCCGCCAGCGCCATACTCGCTGGCGTGCTCATTGTGCTCTTCCTGGTAATGTCTTTGCGTCTTCGCGCTTTTAAGGCGAAAAAAGGCCTCTCGGTCGCCCCCCCGGGAATAGCGGCACTCAAAATTCTCAGCATTGTCGCGGCCATGGTCGCCTTTTTCGGTATCCTTATCTTCAACCAGGGAATCCCCTATGCCGTGCTGCTGCTCATAGGGCTGGTCTTCGCGCTCGGATTCCTCGCCCGCGACACAGTGTTTGGAAGGCGCCTCTACGCTATCGGCGGCAATTCCGAAGCAGCCAGACTCTCGGGAATAAACATCCGTTCCAACCTCATGGCGCTGTTCATGCTCTTCGGGGCCCTGGTAGCCCTTGCGGGCCTGGTCATGACCGCGCGAATCAATGCCGCTACGGTTTCGGCAGGCGTGAACATGGAGCTCGACGCCATCGCTGCCTGCGTCATCGGCGGCACGAGCCTCATGGGCGGAGCGGGCACGATCATCGGCTCAGTCATTGGCGCACTTATCATGGCCAGCCTCGACAACGGCATGAGCCTCATGAACCTGGATATCACCTATCAATACATCATCAAGGGACTCATCCTGCTTATTGCGGTCTGGATCGACATCGCCACCCGCAAACAATAACCAAGAGGGGAACTCATGGACGACAAGAACGCTTTTGGCCCACTCGCTCTGGAAGGTGGCAAGCCCGTGCGTACGCTCCCGTTGCCCTGGGAACTGCCCGGTTCGCACTATATCGGGCAGGAAGAACTCGACATGCTGCGCCAAGTGGTCGAGTCGAGGAGTCCCTTCCGCTACTATGGTCCGGATTTGCGGCACATGGTCGACCATCTGGAAGACGCCTTTCGTTCCCGCTACGGGAGGGCCCATGCCTTGGGCGTGAACAGCGGCACTGCCGCGCTCCATATAGCCCTGGCCGCAATCGGCGTCGGTCCTGGCGACGAGGTGCTCGTGCCCGGCTACATGTGGGTGAGCTGCTTAAGCGCAGTGGTCCGGCTGGGAGCTATCCCCAGGCTGGTCGACATCGACGACACTTTCTGCATGTGCCCGGATGACCTGAAGAAAAAGATCGGGCCCCGGTCCAAAGCGATCATGTGCGTACACATGTCCGGTGCCCCCGGGCATATAGACCAGATCTCGGAAATCGCCCGGGGCGCCGGGATTGCCCTGCTGGAGGACTGCGCCCAGGCCAACGGCTCGAGTTTGAAGGGCAAGCGCGTGGGTACCTTCGGTGATATCGCGATCATGAGTTTTCAACTCAACAAGAACATGACCGCGGGCGAAGGCGGCATGATCGTGTGCGACGACGAGGGCCTCTACAACCGTGCCTTTGCGGTCCACGACCTGGGCTATGCCCGGGACGCCTCCGGCAGGCTCGATGTGAAGAACGAAGCCTGCCAGCTCTGGGGAATAGGCAGCCGCATGAGCGAGATCACCGGTGCATTCGCCCTGGCCCAGGAAAAAAAGCTCGACCGGATCACGGGGGCCATGCGCAGCGCCAAATGGAAGATCCGCCGGGCGCTCGAAGGAACGCCGGGCCTTGCCTTCCGGAGGATTCTCGATCCGGAAGGAGACTCCGGGCCGTTTCTCATCACCATGCATCCGAGCGCCGAATACTGCCAACGCTTTAGCACGGTGCTGAAGGCCGAGGGCATCAAGGGCCAACCAGGCGGGCTGGCGTTTCTCCCCATGGAGGAGTGGGGCCTGCACTGGCATTTCAACAACCAGAGCCTGGTCAGGAAAACGAGCCTCCAGGCGGGGGGATTCCCCTGGTCGCATCCGGCCAACGCATTTGCCGCAGAGTACAGTTACGGGCGCGGCACTCTCCCCCGCTGCGACGACCTGTGCGCGCGTTCGAGCCTGCTGACCGTGGCCTCCTGTTTGAGCGAACAGGACATCGACGACATCATCACGGCCTTCAAAAAAGTCGCGGCCCATCTCGCGGCGTAAGCCAAGGTGAACCACCCATGAGAACAATCACCTGCGGCATTATTGGTCTTGGATTCATCGGGCCCGCTCACATCGATGCGCTGGTACGCACCGAAGGAGTGCGAATCGCGGCCCTGGCAGACGTCAACGAGGACAACGCCCGTGCGGTCGCCGATCGGTTCTCTATCCCCAAGGTCCATTCCGACTACCGGGAGCTGTTGAAGGATGAATCGATCGAGGTCGTGCATAACTGTACGCCCAACCATCTTCACTTTCCGATCAACATGGCGATCATCGCCGCAAACAAACACGTGGTCGGCGAAAAGCCTTTGGCGATTTCCGGGGACGAAGCCCGGCAACTGGTCGTAGCGGCTGAGCGAGCCGGCATAGTAAACGCCGTATGCTACGTGTACCGGTATTTTCCCATGGTGCAGCAGGCAGCGGCTCTGGTGCGTAAAAACGACATGGGGCGCATATTTGCCGTGCACGGGACCTACCTTCAGGACTGGCTGCTCTACGAAACCGACTGGAACTGGCGGCTTGATCCCTCGGCCGCGGGC encodes the following:
- a CDS encoding ATP-binding cassette domain-containing protein, with product MDDMILEMENIGMVFPGVRALDNVTFGVRRGEIHALVGENGAGKSTLMKILSGVYPAGSYEGEVRIDGNTCHFTGIREAEKAGVAIIHQELAQVKMLSVMENILLGNEIARLGVIDWDQSLARVESALSRVELDVPPDREIKHLGVGEQQLVEIAKAFTKNARILILDEPTAALSDTEAQRLLAILTGLKDEGVTCIYISHRLEEVLAIADRTTVLRDGKTVGTYERQELTKDSLIARMVGREMTDLYPRRQPAIGEPCLTLEDWEVVDEGSGRSLHDMGFTLHQGEVLGLAGLVGAGRSELVMSLFNCWGKKLRGKVVLLGRSLEITSPQDAISAGICLASEDRKRYGLIISSDVRTNTTLSALDKVSHHGLIDFDEEIGQAEKYVRELTIKTPSIEQIVGNLSGGNQQKVVLAKCLMTGPSAVILDEPTRGVDVGAKYEIYTIINELAAKGVGVLVISSDLPELLGICDRILVMHEGRFTGDVPIQEATQENIMACAVGMNL
- a CDS encoding substrate-binding domain-containing protein, which gives rise to MNPLALFKFALLFLALILSACTPDRHNDGKLIIGVSIPTQREERWVRDVQVLKAEAKAHSAELLLQISDNDANRQLAQCENLLAQNIDVLILAPHDASAASIIVEKAHRVGVKVISYDRLISHSDVDLYISFDNVKVGEIQGAYLTNLVPKGVYAVLAGAPTDNNAKLFHQGALNVLKPLVDKGDVKIAMDQAVKDWQPVEAMKLIEDTLTANKNRIDAVLAPNDGTAGGAIQALAQQGLAGKIPVTGQDAEASAAKRIIEGTQAMTVFKDTRELAKAAIQAAADFEAGKDPGATSSVDNGRIKVPSFLMTPIAVDKTNIDRVLVQSGYLPREAVYGKNAQIP
- a CDS encoding sugar ABC transporter permease produces the protein MNHSAASSVQGLQGNLRKYTMFIALAAIWIIFSLATEGIFIAPRNLSNLFLQTVVTAIVASGMTLIIVTGNIDLSVGSVAGFAGAIAAVLQVKYGMPTAGAWLAALAAGLLIGAWHGFWVACKGVPSFIVTLASMMVFRGAILGITGGATVSPLSESFKAVGVNYFPPAASAILAGVLIVLFLVMSLRLRAFKAKKGLSVAPPGIAALKILSIVAAMVAFFGILIFNQGIPYAVLLLIGLVFALGFLARDTVFGRRLYAIGGNSEAARLSGINIRSNLMALFMLFGALVALAGLVMTARINAATVSAGVNMELDAIAACVIGGTSLMGGAGTIIGSVIGALIMASLDNGMSLMNLDITYQYIIKGLILLIAVWIDIATRKQ
- a CDS encoding DegT/DnrJ/EryC1/StrS family aminotransferase translates to MDDKNAFGPLALEGGKPVRTLPLPWELPGSHYIGQEELDMLRQVVESRSPFRYYGPDLRHMVDHLEDAFRSRYGRAHALGVNSGTAALHIALAAIGVGPGDEVLVPGYMWVSCLSAVVRLGAIPRLVDIDDTFCMCPDDLKKKIGPRSKAIMCVHMSGAPGHIDQISEIARGAGIALLEDCAQANGSSLKGKRVGTFGDIAIMSFQLNKNMTAGEGGMIVCDDEGLYNRAFAVHDLGYARDASGRLDVKNEACQLWGIGSRMSEITGAFALAQEKKLDRITGAMRSAKWKIRRALEGTPGLAFRRILDPEGDSGPFLITMHPSAEYCQRFSTVLKAEGIKGQPGGLAFLPMEEWGLHWHFNNQSLVRKTSLQAGGFPWSHPANAFAAEYSYGRGTLPRCDDLCARSSLLTVASCLSEQDIDDIITAFKKVAAHLAA